A genomic stretch from Halichoerus grypus chromosome 7, mHalGry1.hap1.1, whole genome shotgun sequence includes:
- the LOC144382509 gene encoding uncharacterized protein LOC144382509 — MKIPGRQDHPVRHVFKPHSSWVCLEGQKQLTTTGLQSIRRTCRRSEILHFALEKQYRNRQLPKHISQLNSDPCKKPGCQTTISLATSSGNQTTTHATNSPEW, encoded by the exons TTCCTGGAAGGCAGGACCACCCTGTTCGCCATGTTTTTAAACCCCACAGTTCCTGG GTGTGCCTCGAAGGGCAAAAACAGCTGACAACAACAGGACTTCAGAGCATTCGCAGAACGTGCCGAAGGAGTGAG ATTTTGCATTTTGCTCTTGAGAAACAATATAGAAACAGACAGTTGCCAAAGCATATATCACAATTGAACTCTGACCCATGTAAGAAACCTGGATGCCAAACCACAATTTCTTTAGCAACCAGTTCCGGAAACCAAACCACAACCCATGCAACAAACAGCCCAGAATGGTAA